One Legionella hackeliae DNA segment encodes these proteins:
- the fliF gene encoding flagellar basal-body MS-ring/collar protein FliF: MALADNASTAAARFASLSIPRQVGLMLGLAASVAIGVAVVLWSREPSYMPLYNEISTRDAADIVDSLQRNGIPFKVDQNQGTILVPTDEAQNARLKLAADGLPRGSGAGYELFADKSTFNTSQFMENARYKQALETELARTISQFHDVKSARVHLAIPRESAFVRDNREPSASVFIDVYPGVEIKKQTIASIINLVASSIPSLSASKVTVVDQNGQLLSEGGGQTLFTNTERYMEYRQTLEQQYVQKIQDILTPLLGFGRVKAKVSADIDFTNFEQTQETYNPESQSLRSEQKMEEKHNVDATATGVPGALSNTPPANAALKQNKDNKNNNNNNKQITNATETAQGNDYRAQTTKNFELDKTISHTKNQPGTVKRLTVAVLVDDRNVLNPKTKQMEAKPLTQAEVEQIKILVANAIGLNPKRGDSINVVNSHFVKPEPIDPIPDLHFWQKDSFWSIIKQVGAAIFILALVFGLFRPLFKSLIGQKREEEEQPEQAELTYQAQQNLLPHANDYESQLALLRQVVDKEPKRVAQVVKTWVERG; the protein is encoded by the coding sequence ATGGCATTGGCGGATAATGCTTCAACTGCGGCTGCAAGATTTGCGAGTTTATCTATTCCCCGGCAGGTAGGATTGATGCTAGGGCTTGCTGCCAGTGTCGCAATTGGTGTAGCTGTCGTTTTATGGTCAAGAGAACCAAGCTACATGCCTTTATACAACGAGATTAGTACACGAGATGCGGCCGACATCGTTGACTCGTTGCAACGTAATGGCATCCCATTTAAAGTGGATCAAAATCAAGGGACTATATTAGTACCAACCGATGAAGCACAAAATGCTCGTTTAAAACTAGCTGCAGATGGATTACCACGTGGAAGTGGTGCAGGTTATGAACTTTTTGCTGATAAAAGCACCTTCAACACCAGCCAATTTATGGAAAATGCACGCTATAAACAAGCTTTGGAGACTGAGCTTGCTCGTACTATTAGCCAATTTCATGATGTTAAATCTGCACGAGTCCATCTTGCTATTCCCCGTGAGTCAGCCTTTGTAAGAGATAATCGTGAACCAAGTGCATCAGTTTTTATTGATGTTTACCCGGGTGTGGAAATTAAAAAGCAAACCATTGCTTCCATTATTAATTTGGTTGCATCAAGTATTCCAAGCCTTTCTGCCAGTAAAGTAACGGTGGTTGATCAAAACGGACAGTTATTAAGCGAGGGTGGAGGACAAACGTTATTTACAAATACCGAACGGTATATGGAATATCGACAAACGCTTGAACAACAGTATGTACAAAAAATTCAAGATATTCTCACACCTCTTTTAGGGTTTGGACGGGTTAAAGCAAAAGTTTCAGCGGATATTGATTTTACTAACTTTGAACAAACTCAAGAAACCTATAATCCAGAATCTCAGTCGCTGCGAAGTGAACAGAAGATGGAAGAAAAACACAATGTAGATGCAACAGCCACTGGGGTTCCCGGTGCTCTATCTAACACGCCGCCTGCTAACGCTGCTTTAAAACAAAACAAGGACAATAAGAACAACAATAATAACAATAAGCAAATAACGAACGCGACTGAGACGGCTCAAGGCAATGATTACCGAGCGCAGACTACAAAAAATTTCGAATTAGATAAAACGATTAGTCACACTAAAAACCAGCCAGGCACAGTCAAACGTTTAACAGTAGCGGTTTTGGTGGATGACCGAAACGTTTTGAATCCAAAAACCAAACAAATGGAAGCCAAACCGTTGACACAAGCTGAAGTCGAGCAAATTAAAATATTAGTGGCGAATGCAATAGGCCTTAATCCCAAGCGTGGGGACAGTATTAATGTCGTGAATAGTCATTTTGTTAAACCAGAGCCAATTGATCCAATTCCTGATCTTCATTTTTGGCAAAAAGATTCATTTTGGTCAATAATAAAACAGGTTGGTGCTGCTATTTTTATATTAGCGTTAGTCTTTGGACTCTTTAGACCATTATTTAAATCCTTGATAGGGCAAAAAAGGGAAGAGGAAGAACAACCCGAGCAGGCTGAATTGACCTATCAGGCACAACAAAATTTATTACCTCATGCTAATGATTATGAGTCACAGCTAGCACTACTACGCCAAGTAGTCGATAAAGAACCCAAGCGGGTAGCACAAGTCGTAAAAACCTGGGTTGAGCGGGGATAA
- the fliE gene encoding flagellar hook-basal body complex protein FliE, with product MSEINAVSLLNQLRAMAAKAEGGTVEVGAPALPFGSVLQNALDATNNLQQNADALKARFETGDPKVGIGEVMVASQKSNLAFEATLRVRNKLVQAYQDVMNMPV from the coding sequence ATGAGTGAGATCAATGCAGTGTCTTTATTAAACCAGTTGCGAGCAATGGCGGCAAAAGCCGAGGGTGGAACTGTTGAAGTGGGTGCACCAGCCCTACCGTTTGGTTCTGTATTACAGAACGCATTGGATGCTACGAATAATTTGCAACAAAATGCCGATGCACTAAAAGCTCGTTTTGAAACAGGCGATCCTAAAGTAGGTATCGGTGAAGTAATGGTAGCCAGCCAAAAATCAAACTTAGCGTTTGAAGCTACCTTGCGCGTCAGAAATAAGTTAGTACAAGCATACCAAGACGTCATGAATATGCCTGTTTAA
- the fliG gene encoding flagellar motor switch protein FliG — MDGIERAAILLLGMGEKNAAEVLKHLEPRQVQKVGMAISTMSSVSKAKMQGVLGEFLNAIEDQTSLTVDAENYLRTILINALGEENAIPFIDRILVSDKDSGLNRLKWLDARLIADVIRNEHPQIIATILIHLDSEQSAEVVGYFSSEKRAEVLLRMCTIDTVKPEAISELGHVIERQLSGQKVGKAASAGGIKSVADVINFLEGSVETDVLDRIQEWDTELCDKIKDKMFVFENLVDMDNRSVQTLLRDISTEQLMLALKGTTEPVKEKIFGNMSKRAADLLRDDLEMQGPVKVSEVEKAQRDILAIARSLAEEGKIALGTKGGDEMI; from the coding sequence ATGGATGGAATAGAACGGGCTGCAATTTTGCTTTTAGGTATGGGTGAGAAAAATGCTGCTGAAGTCCTAAAGCATCTTGAACCGAGACAAGTACAAAAAGTAGGGATGGCTATCTCTACTATGAGCAGTGTCAGCAAAGCCAAGATGCAAGGGGTACTGGGTGAGTTTTTAAATGCCATCGAAGATCAGACCAGTTTAACGGTGGATGCAGAAAATTATCTTAGAACAATTTTAATAAATGCCTTAGGTGAAGAGAATGCAATCCCATTTATCGACAGAATCTTAGTTTCCGACAAAGACAGTGGTCTTAATCGTCTTAAATGGTTAGATGCACGTTTAATCGCCGATGTTATTCGTAATGAGCACCCTCAGATTATTGCAACTATTTTAATCCACTTAGACAGCGAACAATCCGCAGAGGTCGTTGGCTATTTCTCCTCGGAGAAGCGAGCAGAGGTTTTGTTGCGTATGTGCACTATTGATACAGTAAAGCCAGAAGCCATTTCAGAACTGGGCCATGTCATCGAAAGGCAGCTTAGTGGACAAAAAGTAGGAAAGGCAGCGTCTGCTGGTGGCATTAAAAGTGTTGCGGATGTGATTAACTTTCTTGAAGGCTCTGTGGAAACCGATGTGTTGGACAGGATTCAAGAATGGGATACGGAGCTTTGCGATAAAATTAAAGATAAAATGTTTGTGTTTGAAAACTTGGTCGACATGGATAATCGTAGTGTACAAACGTTATTACGAGATATTTCCACGGAACAACTCATGCTAGCGCTTAAAGGGACGACTGAACCGGTTAAAGAAAAAATTTTTGGCAATATGTCAAAACGGGCTGCCGATTTGCTACGAGACGATTTGGAAATGCAAGGTCCAGTTAAGGTTAGTGAAGTAGAAAAAGCTCAGAGAGACATCCTGGCTATCGCAAGAAGCCTCGCCGAAGAAGGAAAGATTGCCTTGGGTACAAAAGGTGGCGATGAGATGATTTAG
- a CDS encoding sigma-54-dependent transcriptional regulator encodes MSDVLIVEDDPVLREALAETMNLAGHSYLSAKDGKEALAMLERHSPAIVLSDIRMDKLDGQQLLAEIQRRNPGVPVILMTAHGSVEDAVDAMRHGAVDYLQKPFSAHALTEKINRYIKPLSTDDDSQPVAQDPKSQALLSMALRVAQSDVGVMISGESGTGKEVLAHFIHDHSPRKQHPFIAINCAAIPEQMLEATLFGYEKGAFTGAYKSTPGKFEQAQGGTLLLDEVSEMSLSLQAKLLRVLQEKEVERIGANKLIQLDVRVLATSNRKLLDEVKAGRFREDLYYRLNVFPLHWLPLRERVCDIIPLANYLIRRHCQNNQPVIPVLSEEAKKALLEYSWPGNARELDNVVQRALVLQTHGTIEVPHLQLPQQIEEVVENTEIKKTEGKSLQNHEFELILRTLKEHNGNRQQVATILGVSERTLRYKLAKMREEGYSV; translated from the coding sequence ATGAGCGATGTGTTGATTGTTGAAGATGATCCTGTTTTGCGAGAGGCGCTTGCAGAAACGATGAATTTAGCAGGACATTCCTATTTATCAGCCAAAGATGGTAAAGAAGCACTAGCGATGCTTGAGCGTCATAGTCCCGCTATCGTTCTTAGCGACATTCGCATGGATAAATTGGATGGCCAACAATTACTTGCTGAAATTCAACGCCGAAACCCAGGGGTTCCGGTTATTCTAATGACAGCGCATGGTTCCGTTGAGGACGCTGTTGATGCGATGCGTCATGGGGCTGTTGATTATCTACAAAAACCCTTTAGCGCACACGCTCTTACTGAAAAAATTAACCGCTACATTAAACCACTATCAACGGATGATGATAGTCAACCCGTTGCTCAAGATCCAAAAAGCCAGGCGTTATTATCGATGGCTTTGCGTGTGGCACAATCCGATGTTGGTGTCATGATTAGTGGCGAGAGTGGCACGGGCAAAGAAGTATTAGCTCATTTTATTCATGATCATTCGCCTCGTAAACAGCACCCTTTTATTGCAATTAATTGTGCAGCAATTCCTGAGCAAATGTTGGAAGCAACGTTATTTGGCTATGAAAAAGGTGCTTTTACTGGAGCCTATAAATCGACCCCAGGTAAATTCGAACAAGCCCAAGGGGGGACCTTACTTCTTGATGAAGTGAGTGAGATGAGTTTGAGCCTTCAAGCCAAATTATTACGAGTGCTTCAAGAAAAAGAAGTAGAGCGTATTGGTGCAAATAAACTAATTCAGCTTGATGTAAGGGTATTAGCGACTAGTAATAGAAAATTATTGGATGAAGTAAAAGCGGGGCGCTTTCGCGAAGATTTATATTACCGATTAAATGTCTTTCCCTTACACTGGTTGCCACTAAGAGAAAGAGTCTGTGACATTATTCCTTTGGCAAATTATTTGATTCGTCGCCATTGCCAAAATAACCAACCTGTCATACCAGTGTTAAGTGAAGAGGCTAAAAAGGCACTTTTGGAATATAGCTGGCCTGGTAATGCCCGCGAATTGGATAACGTAGTGCAACGAGCTTTAGTGTTACAAACTCACGGTACTATCGAAGTTCCACATCTGCAGCTACCTCAACAAATTGAAGAAGTCGTGGAAAATACTGAAATAAAGAAAACAGAAGGGAAAAGTCTGCAAAATCATGAATTTGAATTGATACTGCGCACATTAAAGGAGCACAATGGGAATCGTCAGCAAGTTGCGACCATTTTAGGAGTTAGTGAGCGTACTTTACGTTATAAATTGGCTAAAATGCGTGAGGAAGGGTACTCTGTTTAA